The Fervidibacillus albus genome contains a region encoding:
- a CDS encoding YycH family regulatory protein, with amino-acid sequence MKMETIKSIILTVLVLSSILLFWIIVTYQQNYDSIDRQEYVKEINIDQEKSLKQLIIPNKLIFRENGTEFTGTEQIEQIENLYQYLGEWDFYNFQSNPEEFADRFENQSDTDAIVFQFSDDIPFQIINSLFNLDAKTVPIGSFRYIFIFPDQLNEEEGTLFFVPSDMSSAVKAGVRYSQLNEFLTLYQEMTEESDPYYVYKKEDGSYLFILNREVEVNDSRFIPGYFDTDLFKDALFPDPNFVTKNGNRYTDGSSLLDIFSDTKTVSYVNLTVQLNGLISSEDLIKKAVDFVNGHSGWTDQYLFTRYELKMQRIIFQKYMQDYPVFSHFGSSEISLEISDQGVYSYERPYFKFNISFNPTFQTYRLLSGENVLQLLDENDSVDLKEIEDVLVGYQLTFDEAEQLIILEPSWFYRTDDGWEKVNNASVKVGGVADGLE; translated from the coding sequence ATGAAAATGGAAACAATCAAATCGATTATATTAACCGTTCTCGTTTTATCTAGTATACTTTTATTTTGGATCATTGTTACGTATCAACAAAACTATGATTCCATCGATCGACAAGAATATGTAAAAGAAATTAATATTGATCAAGAAAAGAGTTTGAAACAATTAATTATCCCGAATAAATTGATTTTTCGTGAAAACGGAACGGAATTCACAGGCACCGAACAAATTGAACAGATTGAAAATTTATATCAATATTTGGGAGAATGGGATTTTTACAATTTCCAATCGAATCCCGAAGAATTTGCAGATCGATTTGAAAATCAATCCGATACGGATGCGATTGTTTTCCAATTTTCAGACGACATTCCTTTTCAAATCATTAATTCCTTGTTCAATCTCGATGCGAAAACTGTACCGATCGGTAGTTTTCGGTATATTTTCATTTTCCCAGACCAATTGAATGAAGAAGAAGGCACTTTATTTTTCGTGCCGTCCGATATGAGTTCTGCTGTAAAGGCAGGGGTTCGGTATAGTCAATTAAATGAATTTCTCACCCTTTATCAAGAAATGACCGAAGAAAGTGATCCGTATTATGTGTATAAAAAGGAAGACGGATCGTATTTATTCATATTAAATCGTGAAGTGGAAGTGAACGATTCCCGATTTATTCCGGGCTATTTTGATACGGATTTATTTAAAGACGCCCTTTTTCCCGATCCGAATTTTGTGACGAAAAATGGAAATCGGTATACGGACGGTTCGAGCTTGCTTGATATTTTTTCAGACACAAAGACTGTTTCCTATGTAAATTTAACCGTGCAGCTAAATGGGTTGATTTCTTCCGAAGATTTAATTAAAAAAGCAGTCGATTTTGTCAATGGGCATAGTGGATGGACGGATCAATATTTATTCACTCGATATGAACTAAAAATGCAACGAATTATTTTCCAAAAGTATATGCAAGATTATCCTGTGTTTAGTCATTTCGGATCGAGTGAAATTTCCCTCGAAATTAGCGATCAGGGGGTTTATTCCTACGAACGTCCATACTTTAAGTTTAACATCTCCTTTAATCCGACGTTCCAAACATACCGATTACTTTCAGGTGAAAATGTATTGCAACTACTTGATGAAAATGACTCCGTCGATTTAAAAGAAATCGAAGACGTATTAGTCGGTTATCAATTAACATTCGATGAGGCAGAGCAGCTAATCATTCTCGAACCGTCTTGGTTTTATCGAACGGATGATGGATGGGAAAAGGTGAATAATGCAAGTGTAAAAGTGGGAGGGGTGGC
- the walK gene encoding cell wall metabolism sensor histidine kinase WalK — MKIRPTISSIRLKFILFFVLLILIAMQIIGVYFVQELENRLTDNFKNSILERMNFLIYNLEQEFLKDRDEEGSTTLEADIRNILMENSAEDISEIQVIDSSLKIIASSNENNQEIVGKRTTDKLVTGSLNSEEKIDDVVIDPISGRIWRLYIPMKVNGEMVAVVYVEGEIEQVYDQIRVINGILITGTVIALVITAIIAVFIAQTITRPLTDMKKQAQAMAKGNFSRKVKVYSHDEIGQLAETFNHLTKKLQDEQAKTESEKRKLSSILTYMTDGVISTDRKGRVILINEAAEKMLNVSQEEVILKPVVELLGIEEKYTVEALLKEQNSIILDYSTEKNPYILRANFSVIQKDTGLMNGLIVVLHDITEQEKIEVERREFVANVSHELRTPLTTMRSYLEALSEGAWKEKELAPKFINVTQNETERMIRLVNALLQLSKMDSKDYRLNKEWVHFIEFVNRIIDRFEMTKEKGITFVRRFPKYPVYVEIDTDKITQVMDNIISNALKYSPNGGQVTFKLIVYHECVEVRVSDQGVGIPKESINRIFDRFYRIDKARSRQMGGTGLGLAIAKEMVQAHGGKIWATSIEGKGTTIHFTLPYDREQEDDF, encoded by the coding sequence ATGAAAATACGACCGACCATATCTTCCATTCGATTAAAATTTATTTTGTTTTTCGTATTACTTATATTAATTGCAATGCAAATCATCGGCGTTTACTTTGTTCAAGAGTTGGAAAATCGATTGACGGACAATTTCAAAAATTCCATTTTAGAGCGGATGAACTTCCTTATTTATAATTTGGAACAGGAATTTTTAAAAGACCGGGATGAAGAAGGAAGCACGACACTGGAAGCCGATATTCGCAATATTTTAATGGAAAATAGTGCAGAAGATATTTCCGAAATACAAGTGATTGATTCAAGCTTAAAAATTATTGCATCCTCTAATGAAAATAACCAAGAGATCGTTGGGAAGAGAACGACGGATAAACTTGTTACCGGTTCGTTAAATTCGGAAGAAAAAATTGACGACGTAGTCATTGATCCGATCAGTGGAAGAATATGGCGATTGTACATTCCAATGAAAGTGAACGGAGAAATGGTTGCCGTTGTTTATGTCGAGGGGGAAATAGAACAAGTTTATGACCAAATTCGGGTGATAAATGGAATATTGATTACCGGTACGGTGATTGCCCTTGTCATCACCGCAATCATTGCCGTATTCATCGCTCAAACGATTACAAGGCCGCTAACAGATATGAAAAAACAGGCCCAAGCGATGGCTAAGGGGAATTTTTCTCGTAAAGTAAAAGTATACAGTCATGATGAAATCGGACAATTGGCAGAAACCTTTAACCATTTAACAAAAAAATTACAAGATGAACAAGCAAAAACGGAAAGTGAAAAACGGAAATTATCATCTATATTAACGTACATGACGGATGGAGTTATATCTACCGATCGAAAGGGTCGGGTAATATTAATCAATGAAGCGGCGGAAAAAATGTTAAATGTATCCCAAGAGGAAGTCATTTTAAAGCCGGTTGTCGAACTGTTAGGGATCGAAGAAAAATATACGGTTGAGGCATTGTTAAAGGAACAAAACTCAATCATTTTAGATTACAGCACGGAAAAAAATCCGTATATTTTACGGGCAAATTTCTCTGTCATTCAAAAGGATACCGGTTTGATGAACGGGTTAATCGTCGTTTTACACGATATTACCGAACAGGAGAAAATAGAAGTGGAACGCCGGGAATTCGTCGCCAACGTCTCCCACGAATTACGAACACCTTTGACGACAATGAGAAGTTATTTAGAAGCGCTGTCGGAAGGTGCGTGGAAAGAGAAGGAATTGGCACCAAAGTTTATCAATGTAACGCAAAATGAAACGGAGCGGATGATTCGTCTCGTCAACGCCTTATTGCAACTTTCGAAAATGGACAGTAAAGATTATCGACTAAATAAAGAATGGGTGCATTTTATCGAGTTTGTGAACCGAATCATCGACCGTTTTGAAATGACGAAGGAAAAGGGAATTACCTTCGTTCGTCGATTTCCAAAATATCCCGTATATGTTGAAATCGATACTGATAAAATTACTCAAGTGATGGATAATATTATTTCGAATGCTTTAAAATATTCACCAAACGGTGGCCAAGTTACTTTTAAACTAATCGTTTATCATGAATGTGTTGAAGTTCGTGTATCCGATCAAGGTGTCGGGATCCCGAAAGAAAGCATTAACCGGATATTCGATCGATTTTACCGAATTGATAAAGCAAGATCGCGGCAAATGGGTGGAACCGGCCTTGGCTTAGCGATTGCAAAAGAAATGGTCCAAGCCCACGGAGGAAAAATATGGGCAACGAGCATCGAAGGAAAGGGAACGACCATTCATTTTACCCTTCCTTACGACCGTGAACAAGAGGATGATTTTTAA